A section of the Candidatus Reconcilbacillus cellulovorans genome encodes:
- a CDS encoding ABC transporter permease, with translation MMILFGFLSVPVLFLLVFSVFPAIALFYFSLTDWDGLGFDMKFVGLSNYVEIFTRPDIFGAFRNNAYYFFGGIIQEIVALYFAVVLNRRLKGNYAFRVILFLPYVLHSVATVIMFRNFYHAEYGALNVFLESIGLGFLKRPWLADPVLVDYALAFISMWKYMGLNMIIFLGALQSIPVDLYEAAKIDGASAGQQFRYITLPGILGVIELMFILTLTGALEVFDIPYIMLLGANDTQTFVVQTIQMAFQFKKAGLASAMAVVLLCIVFLLIFAQRKLFRGEKRQWSI, from the coding sequence ATGATGATCCTGTTCGGTTTTTTGTCGGTGCCGGTTTTGTTTTTGCTGGTGTTTTCCGTTTTTCCCGCGATCGCTTTGTTTTATTTCAGCCTGACCGATTGGGACGGGCTCGGGTTCGACATGAAGTTCGTCGGTTTGTCCAATTACGTCGAGATTTTCACAAGGCCCGATATTTTCGGAGCTTTCCGCAACAACGCGTACTACTTTTTCGGCGGCATCATCCAAGAAATCGTCGCGCTTTATTTTGCCGTCGTGCTGAACCGGCGGCTGAAGGGTAATTATGCGTTCCGCGTCATTTTGTTTTTGCCGTACGTTTTGCACAGCGTCGCCACCGTCATCATGTTCCGCAACTTTTATCATGCCGAATACGGAGCGCTGAACGTTTTTCTGGAAAGTATCGGCCTCGGATTTCTGAAGCGGCCGTGGCTGGCCGATCCCGTGCTCGTCGACTATGCGCTCGCGTTTATCTCCATGTGGAAATATATGGGGCTTAATATGATCATTTTTTTAGGAGCTTTGCAGTCCATTCCCGTCGACCTGTATGAGGCCGCCAAAATCGACGGCGCAAGCGCGGGGCAACAGTTCCGCTACATCACGCTGCCCGGAATTTTGGGCGTGATCGAACTGATGTTCATCCTGACGCTGACGGGCGCTCTCGAAGTGTTCGACATTCCTTACATCATGCTGCTCGGCGCCAACGATACCCAGACGTTCGTCGTTCAGACGATCCAGATGGCGTTTCAGTTCAAAAAGGCCGGACTCGCCTCGGCCATGGCGGTCGTGCTGCTCTGCATCGTCTTTCTTCTGATCTTCGCACAGCGGAAATTGTTTCGGGGTGAAAAACGGCAATGGAGCATCTAG
- a CDS encoding ABC transporter substrate-binding protein, giving the protein MRKSVVWLSACLLVVGLLSGCGGKKEDSGATSSPSVSNSSDSAAGGKSELSGKIKFLSHRTDYVNDGTFDKYIAKFKEKYPKAEIELEALTNYANDIKVRLTTGEAGDVLMLDPGIANKDLPTYFEPLPDSLFENAYFPDQRAWEGKRYAITTGVNTMGIVYNKKAFQKAGITKVPTTLDELYQAAQKLKDAGIIPLYMNYGAQWPMGNWFEGAGWWVAGDPKLHDRMVQSDTPFTLTDAYEKMINIARTFVEKGWVEPDLSTNNWEMSKGEVASGKAAMYFLGNWVIPQVIGAGAKPEDVGFFPFPYDNSGGPYNAPLGGDYYIGVSKNSKNKELAIKFLEFFVKESGYQDQSGFMPIYKDKQPNVPQLAEFKSFKPNLIEELPGDPRFNEIANKAEIPLWTGAVAQQLVKAKDVKAELDKLNKKWADAKKALGY; this is encoded by the coding sequence ATGCGAAAGTCTGTCGTATGGTTGTCCGCATGTCTGCTGGTCGTCGGTTTGTTGTCCGGTTGCGGTGGCAAGAAGGAGGACAGCGGAGCGACTTCATCCCCTTCCGTTTCGAACTCGTCGGATTCGGCGGCGGGCGGAAAGTCGGAGCTGTCGGGGAAAATCAAGTTTTTGTCGCACCGCACCGACTACGTCAACGACGGCACGTTCGACAAGTACATCGCGAAGTTCAAGGAAAAATATCCGAAGGCGGAAATCGAGCTGGAGGCTTTGACCAACTACGCGAACGACATTAAGGTCCGCCTGACGACGGGCGAGGCCGGCGACGTGCTGATGCTCGATCCCGGCATCGCGAACAAGGATTTGCCGACGTATTTCGAACCGTTGCCGGATTCGCTGTTCGAAAACGCATATTTTCCCGACCAGCGCGCGTGGGAAGGGAAACGCTACGCCATCACGACCGGCGTCAACACGATGGGGATCGTCTACAACAAGAAAGCGTTCCAGAAAGCGGGCATCACGAAAGTGCCGACGACGCTCGACGAACTCTATCAGGCTGCACAGAAACTGAAGGACGCCGGCATCATTCCGCTCTACATGAACTACGGCGCGCAATGGCCGATGGGCAACTGGTTCGAGGGAGCCGGCTGGTGGGTGGCGGGCGATCCCAAACTGCACGACAGAATGGTGCAGAGCGACACGCCGTTTACGTTGACAGACGCGTACGAAAAGATGATCAACATCGCCCGTACGTTCGTCGAAAAAGGCTGGGTCGAACCCGACCTGTCGACGAACAATTGGGAAATGTCCAAAGGTGAGGTCGCTTCGGGGAAAGCCGCCATGTATTTTCTCGGAAACTGGGTCATTCCTCAAGTCATCGGAGCGGGAGCCAAACCGGAAGACGTCGGGTTTTTCCCGTTCCCGTACGACAACAGCGGCGGGCCTTACAACGCCCCGCTCGGCGGCGACTATTACATCGGCGTCAGCAAAAACAGCAAAAACAAAGAACTGGCAATCAAATTCCTTGAATTTTTCGTCAAGGAATCCGGTTATCAGGATCAGTCGGGATTTATGCCGATCTATAAGGACAAACAGCCGAACGTGCCGCAGCTTGCGGAATTCAAGTCGTTCAAGCCGAACCTGATCGAGGAACTGCCCGGCGATCCGCGGTTCAACGAAATCGCCAACAAGGCGGAAATTCCGCTCTGGACCGGTGCGGTCGCCCAGCAACTCGTCAAGGCGAAAGACGTCAAGGCCGAGCTCGACAAACTGAACAAAAAGTGGGCGGATGCGAAAAAAGCGCTGGGATACTGA
- a CDS encoding succinate dehydrogenase flavoprotein subunit — protein MAKMNIIVVGGGLAGLMATIKAAEAGAHVSLFSVVPVKRSHSVCAQGGINGAVNTKGEGDSPWEHFDDTIYGGDFLANQPPVKAMCEAAPGIIHLMDRMGVMFNRTPEGLLDFRRFGGTKYHRTAYAGATTGQQLLYALDEQVRRWEVAGLVQKYEHWEFVSAVLDDARVCRGIIAQDMRSMEIRAFPADAVILATGGPGLIFGKTTNSVINTGSAASAVYQQGAIYANGEFIQVHPTAIPGDDKLRLMSESARGEGGRIWVYKDGKPWYFLEEKYPAYGNLVPRDIATREIFHVCVDLKLGINGENMVYLDLSHIDPKVLEVKLGGILEIYEKFVGEDPRKVPMKVFPAVHYSMGGLWIDYGHMTNIPGLFAAGECDYQYHGANRLGANSLLSSIFGGMVAGPKAIEYIKGLDKHADDIPSSVFERERKLREDQFEAILKMDGYENAYQLHKELGEWMTNNMTVVRYNKRLEETIYKIKELKERYKRININDTTRWNNQGALFTRQLWNMLELAEAMTKGALLRNESRGAHYKPEFPERDDKNFLKTTLAKWTPDGPEISYEDVDISLIPPRKRDYTTDKKKGGA, from the coding sequence ATGGCGAAGATGAACATCATTGTGGTCGGCGGCGGTTTGGCCGGTTTGATGGCGACGATCAAGGCGGCGGAAGCGGGCGCGCATGTCAGCCTGTTTTCGGTCGTGCCTGTGAAGCGTTCCCACTCGGTATGCGCGCAGGGCGGCATCAACGGCGCCGTCAACACGAAAGGTGAAGGAGATTCTCCGTGGGAACATTTCGATGATACGATCTACGGCGGCGACTTTCTGGCCAACCAGCCGCCGGTCAAGGCGATGTGCGAGGCGGCGCCCGGCATCATCCATCTGATGGACCGCATGGGCGTCATGTTCAACCGGACGCCTGAAGGGTTGCTCGATTTCCGCCGGTTCGGCGGCACGAAATACCACCGCACCGCTTACGCGGGGGCGACGACTGGCCAGCAGCTGCTTTATGCCTTGGACGAGCAGGTCCGCCGTTGGGAAGTCGCGGGGCTCGTGCAGAAGTACGAACATTGGGAGTTCGTGTCGGCGGTGCTCGACGACGCGCGGGTTTGCCGCGGCATCATCGCGCAGGACATGCGCAGCATGGAGATCCGCGCGTTTCCCGCGGATGCGGTCATCTTGGCGACGGGCGGGCCCGGACTTATTTTCGGCAAGACGACGAACTCGGTCATCAACACCGGTTCGGCCGCCAGCGCGGTGTACCAGCAGGGTGCCATTTACGCCAACGGGGAATTCATTCAGGTGCACCCGACGGCGATTCCCGGCGACGACAAGCTGCGGCTCATGTCGGAGTCGGCGCGCGGTGAGGGCGGTCGCATCTGGGTGTACAAGGACGGTAAGCCGTGGTATTTTCTTGAGGAAAAATATCCCGCGTACGGCAACCTTGTGCCGCGCGACATCGCGACGCGGGAAATTTTCCACGTCTGCGTCGACTTAAAACTCGGCATCAACGGCGAGAACATGGTGTATCTCGACCTGTCGCACATCGATCCGAAGGTGCTGGAAGTCAAGCTCGGCGGAATTCTGGAAATTTATGAGAAATTTGTAGGAGAAGATCCGCGCAAGGTGCCGATGAAGGTGTTCCCCGCCGTTCACTATTCGATGGGCGGGCTTTGGATCGACTACGGTCATATGACGAACATTCCCGGCCTGTTCGCCGCCGGCGAGTGCGACTACCAGTACCACGGCGCGAACCGGCTCGGCGCCAATTCGCTGCTTTCCTCGATTTTCGGCGGCATGGTTGCCGGGCCGAAGGCGATCGAGTATATCAAGGGGCTCGACAAACATGCGGACGACATTCCGTCGTCGGTGTTCGAGCGCGAGCGGAAGCTGCGCGAGGACCAATTCGAGGCGATCCTGAAAATGGACGGCTACGAGAACGCCTATCAGCTGCATAAAGAGCTCGGCGAATGGATGACCAACAACATGACGGTCGTCCGCTACAACAAGCGTTTGGAAGAGACGATCTATAAGATCAAGGAACTGAAAGAACGCTACAAACGCATCAACATCAACGACACGACGCGCTGGAACAACCAAGGCGCTTTGTTCACGCGTCAGCTTTGGAACATGCTTGAGCTGGCGGAGGCGATGACGAAGGGGGCGCTTCTTCGCAACGAAAGCCGTGGCGCCCATTACAAGCCGGAGTTTCCGGAGCGCGACGACAAGAATTTCCTGAAGACGACGTTGGCGAAATGGACGCCGGACGGACCGGAGATTTCCTATGAAGACGTCGACATCTCGCTGATTCCGCCGCGCAAGCGCGACTATACGACCGACAAGAAGAAAGGAGGGGCGTGA
- a CDS encoding ATP:cob(I)alamin adenosyltransferase, with amino-acid sequence MRIYTRRGDDGYTYVIGARIGKEDPRIEALGAIDELNAWIGIAIAAAAEHPRLRDVAEHLAGIQHELFELGAVLATVEDKTDDRHDRHNMPPGGAERLERMIDAYDSELSPLSRFILPGGTVPACWLHVCRTVCRRAERRIVALAKTATVPQEIMRYLNRLSDLLFVMARISNSRLGVRDIEHGGQKGERDDSS; translated from the coding sequence TTGCGGATTTATACGCGGAGGGGCGACGACGGATACACATATGTCATCGGCGCGCGAATCGGCAAGGAAGATCCGCGGATCGAGGCGCTCGGAGCGATCGACGAGCTGAACGCGTGGATCGGTATCGCCATCGCTGCAGCTGCGGAGCATCCCCGGCTCCGCGACGTCGCAGAGCATCTCGCCGGCATTCAGCACGAATTGTTCGAATTGGGCGCCGTCTTGGCGACGGTTGAAGACAAAACCGACGACCGGCATGACCGGCATAATATGCCGCCAGGCGGGGCGGAGCGTCTGGAACGGATGATCGATGCGTACGATTCGGAACTTTCGCCGCTGTCGCGGTTTATTTTGCCCGGCGGAACGGTTCCCGCCTGTTGGCTGCACGTATGCCGCACGGTGTGCCGCCGGGCGGAAAGGCGCATCGTCGCACTGGCGAAAACGGCGACGGTTCCGCAAGAAATTATGCGCTACCTCAACCGGTTGTCCGATCTTTTGTTTGTCATGGCTAGAATTTCTAATTCACGGTTGGGCGTGCGGGACATCGAACATGGCGGCCAAAAAGGCGAACGGGACGACTCCAGTTGA
- a CDS encoding succinate dehydrogenase — MAVNSYYSRKLHSLLGVVPLGFFLIEHFLTNYEAYRGGHAKYLERIEWLNNLPFLILLELFGIWLPLLYHGVYGLYMAYQSRNNFPRYGYFRNLMFTLQRITGVVTFVFVTWHMYETRVQVALGNVAYDELGRLMVDILTNSWAFAAYVVGVVCASFHFCNGMWSFLVSWGITVGPRAQRVSTYVWMVAFVFVATVGVLALTAFRDPNFLNS, encoded by the coding sequence ATGGCGGTTAACTCCTATTATTCGCGCAAGCTGCATTCACTGCTCGGCGTCGTTCCGCTCGGTTTTTTTCTGATCGAACATTTTTTGACGAATTACGAAGCGTATCGCGGCGGGCACGCAAAGTATCTGGAAAGAATTGAATGGTTAAATAATCTTCCTTTTCTTATCCTTTTGGAACTATTCGGCATCTGGTTGCCGCTGCTTTATCATGGTGTTTACGGTCTTTATATGGCGTACCAATCCAGAAATAATTTTCCAAGGTACGGCTATTTCCGGAACCTGATGTTTACGCTGCAACGCATCACCGGCGTCGTCACGTTCGTGTTCGTGACTTGGCATATGTACGAGACGCGCGTTCAGGTCGCGCTGGGAAACGTCGCGTATGACGAACTCGGCCGATTGATGGTCGACATTTTGACGAATTCGTGGGCGTTCGCGGCTTACGTCGTCGGTGTCGTTTGCGCATCGTTCCATTTTTGCAACGGCATGTGGTCGTTTCTCGTCAGCTGGGGCATCACCGTCGGACCGCGGGCACAGCGGGTGTCGACCTACGTCTGGATGGTCGCGTTCGTATTCGTCGCGACGGTCGGGGTGCTCGCGCTGACGGCATTCCGCGATCCGAACTTTTTGAATAGCTGA
- a CDS encoding oxidoreductase: MSALASTGLLLIRLVVGLTFAGHGAQKLFGWFGGYGPKGTGGWLESIGIRPGVTMAILAGLAELIGGLLFAAGLLTEVGAALIIVVMLVAIAKVHAKHGYWVSSNGIEYPFVLIVVALGVALTGAGDYSLDALWR, encoded by the coding sequence ATGAGCGCGCTTGCGAGTACCGGATTGCTGCTGATTCGGCTTGTCGTCGGTCTGACGTTCGCCGGTCACGGAGCGCAGAAACTGTTCGGCTGGTTCGGCGGCTACGGCCCGAAAGGCACGGGCGGGTGGCTGGAGTCGATCGGCATCCGGCCCGGCGTAACGATGGCCATACTCGCCGGGCTCGCGGAGTTGATCGGCGGATTGTTGTTTGCGGCCGGTCTGCTGACGGAAGTCGGTGCGGCTTTGATCATCGTCGTGATGCTCGTCGCCATCGCGAAAGTACACGCCAAACACGGCTACTGGGTATCGTCCAACGGCATCGAGTACCCGTTCGTATTGATCGTCGTCGCGCTCGGCGTCGCGTTGACGGGCGCGGGTGACTATTCGCTCGACGCGCTTTGGCGCTGA
- a CDS encoding LysR family transcriptional regulator, whose amino-acid sequence MRIEDWDVLIAAVEQTSLNRASQALNLSQPALSRRLAKLENELDVRLFERRGKRLVLTPAGRLCYEHALEMRRLDAKFRQQLADLRGGRRRSLTIGASLTTLQSTLPDLIRMYTESFPHSEVKALTGKTHEIIAFVKERRVDLGLVATAIESPDLRCVPLFDDHLSFVLPIGHPLLAQAAASGIPLQALNGLPVVLFSRGTWYRVLVDELFDRYDITPDIRMEIDSFEAIIRIVPSCGLATLLPKSYLRQVVLNDNGLAAADIPELRQTTRTTSLVHLKSAPLDPDLLAWIGRVRQAFAARIADQAL is encoded by the coding sequence ATGCGGATCGAAGATTGGGATGTCTTGATCGCCGCCGTCGAACAGACGAGTCTGAACCGGGCCTCCCAGGCGCTCAATCTGTCGCAGCCGGCTTTGTCGCGAAGACTGGCGAAACTGGAAAACGAACTGGACGTCCGGCTGTTCGAACGAAGAGGCAAGCGGCTCGTTCTGACGCCCGCCGGCAGACTCTGTTACGAACATGCACTGGAAATGCGCCGACTGGACGCAAAATTCCGACAGCAACTCGCCGATTTACGCGGCGGTCGACGGCGTAGTCTGACGATCGGCGCCAGTCTGACGACGCTCCAGTCGACTTTGCCGGATTTGATACGTATGTATACGGAAAGTTTCCCGCACTCGGAAGTCAAGGCGCTGACGGGAAAAACGCACGAAATCATCGCCTTTGTAAAAGAAAGACGCGTTGATCTCGGTCTCGTCGCGACAGCCATCGAATCGCCCGATCTGCGATGCGTGCCGCTGTTCGACGACCATCTGTCCTTCGTGCTTCCTATCGGTCATCCGTTGCTGGCCCAGGCCGCGGCGTCGGGCATACCGCTTCAGGCGCTCAACGGTCTTCCCGTCGTGCTCTTTTCGCGGGGAACGTGGTACCGCGTGTTGGTCGACGAATTGTTCGACCGTTACGACATCACGCCGGACATCCGGATGGAGATCGACTCGTTCGAGGCGATCATCCGGATCGTGCCGAGTTGCGGCCTAGCGACGCTGCTGCCGAAGTCATATCTGCGCCAGGTCGTGCTGAACGACAACGGCCTGGCGGCGGCGGACATTCCCGAGCTCCGCCAGACGACGCGCACGACGTCGCTCGTCCATCTGAAAAGCGCGCCGCTCGACCCCGACTTGCTCGCCTGGATCGGCCGCGTCCGACAAGCTTTCGCGGCGCGCATCGCAGACCAAGCGCTGTGA
- a CDS encoding succinate dehydrogenase iron-sulfur subunit — MADASKKTIRLVVTRQDTPDSKPYKEEFEIPYRPNMNVISALMEIQRNPVNARGEKTKPVVWESSCLEEVCGACSMVINGKPRQACTALVDKLEQPIRLEPMRTFPVVRDLIVDRRRMFDALKRVKAWIPIDGTYDLGPGPRMPEATRRWAYELSKCMTCGVCLEACPNVNDRSNFIGPAAISQVRLFNAHPTGAMNAHERLEALMQDGGIEGCGNSQNCVRSCPKGIPLTTSIAAMNWETTKYMIKKMLYS, encoded by the coding sequence ATGGCCGATGCGAGCAAAAAAACGATCCGGCTCGTCGTCACCCGGCAGGATACGCCCGATTCCAAACCGTACAAGGAAGAGTTCGAAATCCCGTACCGGCCGAACATGAACGTAATCAGCGCGTTGATGGAGATCCAGCGCAATCCCGTCAATGCGCGGGGCGAGAAGACGAAGCCGGTCGTCTGGGAATCGAGTTGTCTGGAAGAAGTGTGCGGCGCCTGTTCGATGGTCATTAACGGCAAGCCGCGCCAGGCGTGTACGGCGCTCGTCGACAAGTTGGAGCAGCCGATCCGGCTAGAACCGATGCGGACGTTTCCCGTCGTGCGCGACCTGATCGTCGACCGCCGGCGCATGTTCGACGCGCTCAAGCGCGTCAAGGCATGGATTCCGATCGACGGAACGTACGACCTCGGCCCGGGGCCGCGCATGCCGGAAGCGACGCGCCGCTGGGCGTACGAACTGTCGAAATGCATGACGTGCGGCGTCTGTCTGGAAGCCTGCCCGAACGTCAACGACCGGTCGAACTTCATCGGCCCGGCCGCGATTTCGCAGGTGCGCCTGTTCAACGCCCATCCGACCGGCGCGATGAACGCGCACGAACGGCTGGAGGCGCTCATGCAGGACGGCGGCATCGAAGGCTGCGGCAATTCGCAAAACTGCGTGCGGTCGTGCCCGAAAGGCATTCCGCTGACGACGTCGATCGCCGCGATGAACTGGGAAACGACGAAATATATGATTAAAAAAATGCTTTATTCCTAA
- a CDS encoding glycosyltransferase: MDECVRYSVIVPVYNEEEVIEQTYLRLRDVMNRLGEPYELLFVNDGSRDRSAEILERICRSDPNVRMLDFSRNFGHQIAITAGMDHARGDAVVIIDADLQDPPEIILQMIDKWRQGYDVVYGKRIKRKGETWFKKATAHIFYRLLRSMTSVDIPVDTGDFRLMDRKVVDVMRCLKERNRFVRGLVSWVGFRQTAVEYVREERFAGETKYPLKKMIKFALDAITSFSYKPLRFATYIGFLLSLFSFLYLAVVVVQRLLTRTTAPGWASIVAINLLFNGIVLLMLGVMGEYIGRIYDESKGRPLYVLRRDVRCAPHGERAGGAEAGDRTNGMRDAEGEHRGRA, translated from the coding sequence ATGGATGAATGCGTTCGGTATTCCGTCATTGTTCCCGTCTACAACGAAGAAGAAGTGATCGAGCAGACGTACTTGCGGTTGCGGGATGTGATGAACAGGCTCGGTGAGCCGTACGAATTGCTGTTCGTCAACGACGGCAGCCGCGACCGGAGCGCCGAAATTCTCGAGCGGATTTGCCGGTCGGATCCGAATGTACGGATGTTGGACTTTTCCCGCAATTTCGGCCATCAGATCGCGATCACGGCGGGGATGGACCATGCGCGCGGCGATGCGGTCGTCATCATCGACGCCGACTTGCAGGATCCGCCGGAAATCATTTTGCAGATGATCGATAAATGGCGGCAGGGCTACGATGTCGTCTACGGCAAGCGGATCAAGCGCAAAGGCGAGACGTGGTTCAAAAAGGCGACGGCGCATATCTTTTACCGTCTGCTGCGGTCGATGACGAGCGTCGACATCCCGGTCGATACCGGCGATTTCCGGCTGATGGACCGGAAAGTCGTCGACGTGATGCGCTGCTTAAAAGAGCGGAACCGGTTCGTCCGCGGTCTTGTCAGCTGGGTCGGTTTCCGGCAGACGGCCGTAGAATACGTCCGCGAGGAGAGGTTTGCGGGAGAAACGAAATATCCGCTCAAAAAAATGATCAAGTTCGCTCTGGACGCGATCACGTCGTTCTCGTACAAGCCGCTGCGGTTCGCCACATACATCGGTTTTCTCCTGTCGCTGTTCAGTTTTCTATATTTGGCGGTCGTCGTCGTCCAGCGGTTGTTGACGCGGACGACGGCGCCGGGGTGGGCTTCCATCGTCGCGATCAACTTGCTGTTCAACGGCATCGTGTTGCTCATGCTCGGCGTCATGGGCGAGTATATCGGCCGCATTTACGACGAATCGAAAGGTCGGCCGCTTTATGTCCTGCGCCGCGACGTCCGGTGTGCGCCACACGGGGAACGCGCCGGAGGAGCGGAAGCCGGCGACAGGACGAACGGGATGCGGGATGCGGAGGGAGAACACCGTGGAAGGGCGTGA
- a CDS encoding sugar ABC transporter permease, translating to MEHLEPWWSKAWKYVSLLFASFVVLFPIYSVVVGAFKTREEYYASGLKLPQSFLYLDNFIKVYEVGKLGLGFRNILIILAVVICGNILFGTMVAYALGRFDFALRRPILGLYLFAQIVPLVTTQVATFSVVKTLGLFNTIFAPMVLYMGADVLQIVIYMQFIRNIPTDLDESAMIEGASLFRIYRSIIFPLLAPATATLVILKTISVYNDFYIPLLYMPSQKLKVVSTAIYAFVGPNAAQLNVISAGILMIFLPTVLLFLFLQRYIFAGIVSGAVR from the coding sequence ATGGAGCATCTAGAGCCTTGGTGGAGCAAAGCATGGAAATACGTTTCGTTGTTGTTCGCTTCGTTCGTCGTGCTGTTCCCGATTTACTCGGTGGTCGTCGGTGCGTTCAAAACAAGAGAAGAATATTATGCGAGCGGACTAAAACTTCCGCAAAGCTTTCTTTATCTCGACAATTTCATTAAAGTCTATGAGGTTGGCAAACTGGGGCTCGGTTTTCGCAACATTTTGATTATTCTCGCCGTCGTCATTTGCGGAAACATTTTGTTCGGCACGATGGTCGCATACGCGTTGGGGCGGTTTGATTTCGCTCTCCGCAGGCCGATTCTCGGGCTGTATCTGTTCGCGCAGATCGTGCCGCTCGTGACGACGCAGGTCGCCACGTTTTCCGTCGTCAAAACGTTGGGGTTGTTCAATACCATTTTTGCACCGATGGTGCTTTATATGGGAGCGGACGTGCTGCAGATCGTCATTTATATGCAGTTTATCCGCAACATTCCGACGGATCTGGACGAAAGCGCGATGATCGAAGGCGCTTCCCTGTTCCGGATTTATCGCTCGATCATTTTTCCGCTGCTGGCGCCGGCGACGGCGACGCTGGTGATCCTCAAAACCATTTCGGTTTACAACGATTTTTACATTCCGCTTTTGTACATGCCGAGTCAGAAACTGAAAGTGGTTTCGACGGCGATTTACGCTTTCGTCGGTCCGAACGCAGCGCAACTGAACGTTATTTCCGCGGGTATTCTCATGATTTTCTTGCCAACCGTTCTTCTTTTCCTGTTTTTGCAGCGATATATTTTTGCCGGAATCGTCAGCGGTGCGGTTCGGTGA
- a CDS encoding cation transporter codes for MYDFHHLRHMKEQKTSKKSLWFTLVLTLTFTVVEIVGGLVSNSLALLSDSAHMVSDVIALALSMTAIYLASRPPNARFTFGYLRFEIIASFLNGMALCLIAAGIFIEGIRRFIRPEPIDLGLMLAIACIGFAVNLALTIVLSRSIRREENLNVKSALWHFFGDLLSSIGVITSAVVIWWTGFVWFDPLVSLVIGGIIFTGGAKIVRESYLILMESVPEKFDLDEIRASLLEVEGVENVHEMHLWAISTDHYSLTAHIFVDPNIQPFCIILAINETLKNKYGITHSTIQMEHADILPHGEFGREFMRRKREKAQEAQCDARNPVVAT; via the coding sequence ATGTACGATTTTCACCATTTGCGCCATATGAAAGAACAGAAGACTTCCAAGAAATCGCTCTGGTTCACGCTTGTGCTGACGCTGACGTTCACCGTCGTCGAAATCGTCGGCGGACTCGTGTCCAACTCGCTTGCCTTGCTCAGCGATTCTGCGCATATGGTGTCCGACGTTATCGCGCTCGCGCTCAGCATGACGGCGATTTACCTCGCATCGCGGCCGCCGAATGCCCGTTTCACGTTCGGGTATCTCCGCTTTGAAATCATCGCTTCGTTCCTGAACGGTATGGCGCTTTGCCTGATCGCGGCAGGCATCTTCATCGAAGGCATACGGCGTTTCATCCGGCCCGAACCGATCGATCTCGGACTGATGCTCGCCATCGCCTGCATCGGATTCGCCGTCAATCTCGCGCTGACGATCGTGCTCAGCCGGAGTATCCGGCGGGAAGAAAATCTGAACGTCAAAAGCGCACTTTGGCATTTTTTCGGCGATTTGCTCAGCTCAATCGGCGTCATTACCTCGGCGGTCGTCATCTGGTGGACCGGTTTCGTCTGGTTCGACCCGCTGGTCAGCCTCGTCATCGGAGGCATCATTTTCACCGGGGGCGCCAAAATCGTCCGCGAATCTTATTTAATTTTGATGGAATCCGTTCCGGAAAAATTCGACCTGGACGAAATACGCGCCTCTCTTCTCGAGGTCGAGGGGGTCGAAAACGTTCACGAAATGCACCTATGGGCGATTTCGACCGATCATTACTCGTTGACGGCGCACATTTTCGTCGACCCGAACATCCAGCCGTTCTGCATCATTCTGGCGATCAACGAAACGCTGAAAAACAAATACGGCATCACGCATTCGACGATTCAGATGGAACACGCCGACATTTTGCCGCACGGCGAATTCGGGCGGGAGTTCATGCGCCGAAAGCGGGAAAAAGCCCAAGAGGCGCAATGCGATGCTCGAAATCCCGTCGTCGCCACATGA